CGGCGTCGACTCCCCGACGGCTGGGAGCGGGACGGCGACGAGATCGTTCGCGAGTACGGCTTCGACGACTACCTCGAAGGCGTCGCGTTCGCGGGGGAGGCCGGCGAGATCGCACAAGAGGAGTTCCACCACCCGGAGATGGTGATCCGGTACAAGGAGATCGAAGTGCGGTTTACGACCCACGACGCCGGGGGGATCACCGAGCGCGATCTGAACCTCTCGGAGGCGTTCGACGAACTGTTCGAAGACGAGTTCGGCGGCGGTGCCTGACGGACGCCAGCGATGCACGCCGAGTACGTCTTCCGGGTTCGGTTTCGGCTCGACGCCCGGCGAGTGCGGACGGAGCCGGAGACGTTCGAGACGATCGTTCGCTTGCCCGCAGAGCCGCCCGGCGCCGACGGCTGGCTGTTCTTCCGGAACGCGCTGTGGCGGGGGGAAGTAAACGACGACGCGTACGCCCGTGAGCTCGCGAGCGACTGGCTCGACGTTCCGGTGGAGGACGTGACCTTCCGGGAG
The Halalkaliarchaeum desulfuricum DNA segment above includes these coding regions:
- a CDS encoding 4a-hydroxytetrahydrobiopterin dehydratase; its protein translation is MPELLSDEEIRRRLPDGWERDGDEIVREYGFDDYLEGVAFAGEAGEIAQEEFHHPEMVIRYKEIEVRFTTHDAGGITERDLNLSEAFDELFEDEFGGGA
- the lwrS gene encoding LWR-salt protein — protein: MHAEYVFRVRFRLDARRVRTEPETFETIVRLPAEPPGADGWLFFRNALWRGEVNDDAYARELASDWLDVPVEDVTFREFECDEAYREAMETEIGRDLGTFNADSVEEVFHKYFGSSIRLQS